In Acipenser ruthenus chromosome 6, fAciRut3.2 maternal haplotype, whole genome shotgun sequence, the following proteins share a genomic window:
- the map10 gene encoding microtubule-associated protein 10, with the protein MADSDLIKETLFSLEVLVDYIKTDISTSERRVLVPAVAVRLLDFPTLLIYRGDKENQEEIFQEDLESEKESVNSELLNHPAGGNGQYFFQKGKSCLFKISFDSLHRHLSNTPLYAIVLDLKNELPKLVGSCLISLAKLTEKIMNDVKEHGISMPSFHGEKGVYTINNLMGERVGYISLGYKLLSLGASLIPHIPENRVLKVGSRHVKASMVQIKENTEKGAHIGEKNIEIKDKPKNDNERGECCMPLTNEANEGSVLLQQIDLEGHMTELIVSESQTVITSVGIQTEPTRRKQYRNIEEKIEFDNETGVFCPPALFYRCSDNEPNEYDAEQYISINVGMEALRVEDLCSQEEEKERDSPAERKVLKCSQDRSKGSTAAATAFEQTQPASAALGDAIRQMPLLNALLVELSLLNSQPQQLPLSVHPHLAWLYRSVDEHSHRATKDTRSRSQADDADTSQTPTEQRSASPRLKQHKAPMKSTPSDLQTQTKKVQRKNIKQENNQKKTASSSPKRKLLYGITNTLRLRLQQTNPDMLICHERREVYRRKQIEFQKAKNSKGFLSKNKKVRESNKVYGEMSSRSNPFDENVQTLMNSLELDSPRIIKTNPPPFNSSEAGNRNKQEKGSQEENTRCYVNVQQPHESVSALSLRDRTKPGPRSNGRDVRVHIPRVFNQDSNQSYNKVENSETSFPHASLNNLGFQSTSLDGENLSPANSGFSSPAQKYSDDFIDSTDVAGYFEDFTSPKPTSRYSAHFNRSPEPVLKSPRHKYSDDDSSTGSNSVRNQRATAPLPVQSDTSPEQSLKRTYPVMLHRKPSASSVSSEASEIDAKHKQDEKRKLGYVKTGVKGAERSLEYKNKPNSGKGHEAVEENHSLRVSQVSSYLSTNDSDIDLSGYKVSTPDLREEDEDRDGLGTLEMVNKYHHISELVGNKLPGYTL; encoded by the coding sequence ATGGCAGACTCAGATTTAATCAAAGAAACGCTCTTTTCTTTGGAAGTACTGGTGGATTATATAAAGACTGATATATCTACGTCAGAAAGGAGAGTGTTGGTGCCTGCAGTGGCTGTTCGTTTACTAGATTTCCCAACTTTATTGATCTATCGAGGAGACAAAGAAAACCAGGAAGAGATTTTTCAGGAGGATTTGGAAAGTGAAAAAGAAAGCGTAAACTCAGAACTTTTGAATCATCCTGCTGGGGGAAATGGCCAGTATTTCTTTCAGAAGGGCAAATCATGTTTGTTTAAGATTAGCTTTGACTCTCTCCACAGACATTTATCCAACACGCCTCTTTACGCAATAGTGCTGGACTTAAAAAACGAGTTGCCAAAGTTAGTTGGGAGTTGCCTTATTTCTCTGGCGAAACTAACAGAAAAAATAATGAATGATGTTAAAGAACATGGCATTTCAATGCCTTCTTTCCACGGAGAAAAGGGGGTTTATACAATAAACAATTTGATGGGTGAAAGGGTAGGTTATATTTCGCTGGGATATAAACTTTTAAGTTTAGGAGCAAGTTTGATTCCACATATACCAGAGAACAGAGTTCTGAAAGTTGGGTCAAGGCATGTCAAGGCAAGTATGGTTCAGAttaaagaaaacacagaaaaaggtGCTCATATTGGTGAAAAAAATATAGAGATTAAAGATAAACCTAAGAATGATAATGAGAGGGGTGAATGTTGTATGCCTCTGACAAATGAGGCAAATGAAGGTAGTGTGCTTCTTCAGCAAATCGATTTGGAAGGGCATATGACAGAACTTATTGTTTCTGAAAGTCAAACTGTGATAACTTCAGTTGGGATACAGACCGAACCAACAAGAAGGAAGCAATACAGGAATATAGAAGAAAAAATAGAGTTTGATAATGAAACAGGTGTCTTTTGTCCACCAGCACTGTTTTACAGATGCTCAGACAATGAGCCAAATGAATATGATGCTGAGCAGTATATATCCATTAATGTGGGGATGGAGGCTCTTAGGGTGGAGGACCTTTGCTCACAggaggaagagaaagaaagagattcACCTGCAGAGAGGAAAGTCTTAAAATGTTCTCAGGATAGATCAAAAGGTAGCACCGCAGCAGCAACGGCCTTTGAAcaaacacagcctgcctctgcaGCCCTTGGGGATGCAATAAGACAGATGCCTTTGCTAAATGCCCTTCTTGTTGAACTTTCTTTGTTGAACAGTCAGCCTCAGCAGTTGCCTTTATCTGTTCATCCTCATCTTGCCTGGTTGTACAGATCTGTGGATGAGCATTCCCATAGAGCTACAAAAGATACCAGATCAAGATCACAAGCTGATGATGCAGATACATCACAAACACCAACAGAGCAAAGGTCGGCCAGTCCAAGACTTAAACAGCACAAGGCCCCTATGAAGTCAACTCCATCTGATTTACAAACGCAAACCAAAaaagtacaaagaaaaaacataaaacaagaaaacaatCAAAAGAAGACGGCTTCTAGTTCTCCCAAAAGAAAACTGTTGTATGGGATAACAAATACACTGCGGTTAAGACTGCAGCAAACCAATCCAGATATGTTGATATGCCACGAGCGCAGAGAAGTGTACAGGAGAAAACAGATTGAGTTTCAGAAAGCTAAGAACTCTAAAGGCTTTCTGtcgaaaaataaaaaagtcagaGAGTCAAACAAAGTATACGGTGAGATGTCTAGCAGGAGCAATCCTTTTGATGAAAATGTTCAAACACTGATGAACAGCTTGGAATTGGACTCCCCTCGGATAATAAAGACAAATCCCCCTCCGTTTAACAGTTCAGAAGCAGGtaacagaaacaaacaagaaaaaggcTCCCAAGAAGAGAATACAAGGTGTTATGTGAATGTTCAGCAGCCACATGAAAGTGTTTCAGCACTAAGTTTAAGAGACAGAACAAAACCAGGACCCAGGAGTAATGGAAGGGATGTCAGAGTTCATATTCCTAGAGTATTTAACCAGGATTCCAACCAAAGCTACAACAAAGTAGAAAACAGTGAAACAAGCTTCCCACATGCCAGTCTAAATAACCTAGGATTTCAAAGCACAAGTTTAGATGGTGAAAATCTTAGCCCTGCTAACAGTGGATTCAGTAGCCCTGCCCAAAAATATTCAGATGATTTCATAGATAGCACAGATGTTGCTGGTTATTTTGAAGATTTTACCAGCCCCAAGCCTACAAGTAGATACTCTGCACATTTTAATCGCAGCCCTGAACCAGTTCTAAAAAGTCCAAGGCATAAGTATTCAGATGATGACTCCAGCACTGGTAGCAATTCTGTTAGAAATCAAAGAGCTACTGCACCTCTTCCAGTTCAATCAGATACATCTCCAGAGCAGTCTCTCAAAAGAACCTATCCTGTCATGCTTCACAGAAAGCCATCGGCATCCAGTGTATCTTCAGAAGCCAGTGAAATAGATGCCAAACATAAACAAGATGAAAAGAGGAAATTGGGTTATGTAAAAACTGGGGTCAAGGGAGCTGAGAGGAGTTTGGAGTATAAAAATAAGCCAAATTCAGGAAAGGGACATGAAGCTGTTGAAGAAAACCATTCACTTCGAGTGTCTCAAGTGAGCTCATATTTATCAACTAATGACTCTGATATTGATTTGAGCGGATACAAGGTCAGTACACCTGACCTACGTGAGGAAGATGAAGACAGAGATGGACTGGGTACGCTTGAGATGGTTAATAAATACCATCACATCTCAGAGCTGGTAGGAAATAAACTTCCTGGATATACATTATGA